A single region of the Mycobacterium lentiflavum genome encodes:
- a CDS encoding permease, with protein MSDRTGAPRLIQGRAGITIGVFVTVAVFVVGLLWAKWTPYLAKALRAQRTHHWSGSNILAVGGVRAGDAPTWHAGTTFFHAYFASIWPALVVAMLISASVQALVPRAWLPRVLNRRGLISSALAGGVASMPSMMCTCCAAPVAVTLRRTGVTRAAAIAYWLGNPLLNPAVLVFLFFVAPWQWTLTRALVGIATVICVAVSVGLVTGARGAGPPAAEAVTFPDDESGSPASRFVRSLLCLCLVLLPEYAIMVLVVGACRGWLVTLTQPSHHGLLIVVLAAIVGTLLVIPTAGEIPILQSLALLGVSSGPLGALLITLPAVSVPGVAMVARSFGWRAIATATGVVVAMGLLGAGVLSVL; from the coding sequence ATGTCTGACCGGACCGGGGCGCCCCGGCTAATCCAGGGCCGCGCGGGCATCACGATTGGTGTCTTCGTCACGGTGGCTGTGTTCGTCGTAGGGCTGCTCTGGGCGAAGTGGACGCCATACCTCGCCAAAGCGTTGCGGGCGCAGCGGACTCATCACTGGTCGGGGTCGAACATCCTCGCGGTCGGCGGCGTGCGTGCCGGGGATGCCCCGACCTGGCATGCCGGCACGACCTTCTTTCATGCGTACTTTGCCTCGATTTGGCCGGCGTTAGTGGTGGCAATGCTGATCAGCGCGTCGGTTCAGGCGTTGGTGCCGCGAGCGTGGTTGCCGCGTGTGTTGAACCGGCGCGGGCTGATCTCGAGTGCGCTGGCCGGGGGAGTCGCGAGCATGCCATCGATGATGTGTACGTGCTGTGCTGCGCCGGTCGCTGTCACGTTGCGGCGCACCGGCGTCACGCGCGCCGCCGCCATCGCCTACTGGCTGGGAAACCCATTACTGAATCCCGCGGTACTCGTCTTCTTGTTCTTCGTCGCGCCCTGGCAATGGACGTTGACCAGGGCGCTCGTCGGTATCGCGACGGTAATCTGCGTGGCTGTGTCGGTGGGTTTGGTCACCGGCGCGCGGGGCGCTGGACCGCCCGCGGCCGAGGCGGTCACGTTTCCTGACGACGAGTCTGGCAGCCCTGCAAGCAGATTCGTGCGCTCCCTGCTCTGCCTGTGCCTGGTCCTGTTGCCGGAGTACGCGATCATGGTGCTGGTCGTCGGGGCGTGTCGGGGCTGGCTGGTGACGTTGACTCAACCGTCGCACCACGGTCTGCTGATCGTTGTGCTCGCGGCGATTGTCGGCACACTGCTCGTCATTCCGACGGCGGGCGAGATACCGATCCTGCAGAGCCTGGCGCTGCTGGGGGTTTCGTCGGGTCCGCTTGGTGCGCTCCTGATCACACTTCCCGCGGTCAGTGTCCCCGGCGTCGCGATGGTCGCCCGCAGCTTCGGATGGCGGGCCATCGCGACGGCCACGGGTGTGGTCGTCGCGATGGGGTTACTGGGCGCGGGTGTGCTGAGCGTGTTGTGA
- a CDS encoding wax ester/triacylglycerol synthase family O-acyltransferase — protein sequence MHPLDPLDAAMMAAELVSSPMHAGAVLILSPPADAGPAYVDELYREALAANGSIDPRLRRYPHRGIDTAGIWVWRDSERLDLSRHCLHRNVSGDYDGFWRLIGELDAQRLDRSRPMWMSYLIDGLADRRFAFYIKVHHTLIDGVAGLRMIADALSNDPKRRSMPPFYADNRDADNRDGSGSPPAAPGLVSRLTGPVRALLDTTASGVGLIERVVTGELSTLMDGLVGYTTKWPFAAPYTRFNGRLGTERAVCAGSWAKDRIQTVQEKAGVSANDVVTAIVAAVVRLWLGGRGELPERSLVGVCPITVRDRGVDPSIDQHGNMFGLWLCPLGTNLDDPIARLRLIHGSMSEGKHWVAKRGSAASLLTNAASIAATVVAPLLPFTPKIRTGFNIPISHVPGPRVEMYWNGAHIEEIYPVSTVYDGMALNVTTCSYADRIGFGYAASRDVVPDIETLIPLTEQCLAELESAVGIR from the coding sequence GTGCATCCGCTGGATCCCCTGGACGCGGCGATGATGGCCGCGGAGTTGGTGTCGAGCCCTATGCATGCCGGCGCCGTGCTGATCCTGTCACCGCCCGCGGATGCCGGACCCGCCTATGTCGACGAACTGTATCGGGAGGCGCTCGCCGCAAACGGATCGATAGATCCCAGGCTTCGCAGATATCCGCATCGTGGTATCGACACCGCCGGCATCTGGGTGTGGCGCGACAGCGAGCGACTTGACCTGAGTCGACATTGCCTGCACCGCAACGTATCTGGTGACTACGACGGCTTCTGGCGGCTGATCGGCGAGCTGGACGCGCAACGCCTCGACCGGTCCCGTCCAATGTGGATGTCCTATCTGATCGACGGTCTCGCGGATCGTCGATTCGCGTTCTACATCAAGGTGCATCACACCCTGATCGACGGCGTGGCCGGTCTACGGATGATCGCCGACGCATTGAGCAATGACCCGAAGCGTCGGTCGATGCCGCCCTTCTACGCCGATAACCGCGACGCCGATAACCGCGACGGATCCGGGTCGCCACCGGCTGCACCGGGGTTGGTGTCTCGTCTGACCGGGCCGGTACGGGCGCTGCTCGACACCACGGCGTCGGGCGTCGGTCTGATCGAGCGAGTCGTCACAGGAGAGCTCTCGACGCTGATGGACGGTCTCGTCGGTTACACGACCAAGTGGCCCTTCGCAGCGCCCTACACCCGGTTCAACGGCCGGCTGGGGACCGAGCGGGCGGTCTGCGCGGGCAGCTGGGCCAAGGATCGTATCCAAACGGTGCAAGAGAAGGCCGGTGTCAGCGCTAACGACGTGGTAACCGCAATAGTGGCCGCAGTGGTGCGGCTCTGGCTGGGTGGCCGCGGTGAATTACCCGAACGGTCGTTGGTTGGCGTCTGCCCGATCACCGTGCGCGATCGCGGCGTTGACCCGTCAATTGACCAGCACGGCAACATGTTTGGTCTGTGGCTGTGCCCATTGGGAACAAATCTGGATGACCCGATCGCGCGATTGCGACTGATTCACGGGTCGATGTCGGAAGGCAAACACTGGGTCGCGAAACGGGGATCGGCGGCATCGCTACTGACGAATGCGGCGAGCATCGCCGCCACCGTCGTTGCTCCGCTGCTGCCGTTCACGCCGAAGATACGGACGGGGTTCAACATCCCGATATCGCACGTGCCGGGTCCTCGGGTCGAAATGTATTGGAACGGCGCGCATATCGAGGAGATCTATCCGGTGTCGACCGTTTACGACGGAATGGCACTCAATGTCACGACGTGCTCGTACGCCGACCGCATCGGATTCGGCTACGCGGCTAGTCGTGACGTCGTGCCGGATATCGAGACGCTGATACCGTTGACGGAGCAGTGCCTGGCCGAACTCGAATCGGCCGTCGGCATCCGCTGA
- a CDS encoding polysaccharide deacetylase family protein, translating into MDRRRFLVAVAATVAVTGISWSSANGPKDTVARADVLGSAPSPVAPPPPKLLPPPDPASRVTLPGGAALSKLPGNNGDLLAWTVDDGVDTDVVRLYTQFAKDTGVRLTYFVTGVFRSWTENARLLRPLVESGQIQLANHTWTHPDLTKLSPKQIADELNSTDVFLRNTYGVDAAPYFRPPYGHHSAVVDAVAADLGYQVPTLWNGDLRDSAVLSEDQIVKMADQYFTRESIVIGHLNHAPVTRVYGHLVEIIRARRLRTVTLNDVFLRPEIPYRTPSFAS; encoded by the coding sequence TTGGACCGGCGGCGGTTCTTGGTCGCGGTGGCGGCAACCGTTGCGGTGACGGGGATTTCGTGGTCGTCGGCCAACGGCCCCAAGGACACGGTCGCGCGCGCCGATGTTCTCGGATCCGCACCGAGCCCGGTCGCCCCGCCGCCGCCCAAGTTGTTGCCCCCGCCCGACCCGGCGTCGCGGGTGACGCTGCCCGGTGGCGCGGCTCTTAGCAAGCTACCCGGTAACAACGGAGATCTGTTGGCCTGGACGGTCGATGACGGGGTCGACACCGATGTGGTAAGGCTCTACACACAGTTCGCCAAGGACACCGGCGTGCGCCTCACCTATTTCGTCACCGGCGTCTTCAGGTCCTGGACGGAGAACGCGCGGCTGCTTCGACCGCTCGTCGAATCCGGGCAGATTCAGCTGGCCAACCACACCTGGACGCATCCGGACCTGACGAAGCTGTCGCCCAAGCAGATCGCCGACGAGCTCAACAGCACGGACGTGTTCTTGCGCAATACCTACGGCGTGGACGCCGCACCGTACTTCCGGCCGCCGTACGGCCATCACAGCGCCGTGGTCGACGCGGTGGCCGCCGACCTCGGTTACCAGGTACCCACGCTCTGGAATGGCGACTTGCGGGATTCCGCCGTGCTTTCCGAGGACCAGATCGTCAAGATGGCCGACCAGTACTTCACGCGAGAGAGCATCGTGATCGGCCATCTCAACCACGCACCCGTCACCCGTGTGTACGGGCACCTGGTGGAGATCATCCGGGCCCGCCGGTTGCGCACCGTCACCCTCAACGACGTTTTCCTGCGACCGGAAATCCCATACCGGACACCAAGTTTCGCTAGCTAA
- a CDS encoding DUF1990 family protein, whose amino-acid sequence MDLAALEGLPLSYAEVGATAAGKLPAGYGHLFVKKQIGTGQQRFDRAAEAVMRWGMQRGAGLRVQASSEVAAVDTVVLVRMGFLPAPCRVIYVIDEPDFRGFAYGTLEGHPESGEERFVVHRDPATDAVFAEVSAFSRPAKWYSKLGGPVVSLGQRIIARRYLRGV is encoded by the coding sequence GTGGACCTAGCAGCGCTCGAGGGACTTCCGCTGAGTTACGCCGAGGTGGGTGCGACCGCCGCGGGCAAGCTGCCCGCCGGATACGGCCACCTGTTCGTCAAGAAGCAGATCGGGACGGGCCAACAGCGTTTCGACCGGGCGGCCGAGGCAGTGATGCGCTGGGGCATGCAACGCGGCGCCGGGCTGCGGGTCCAGGCCAGCTCCGAGGTCGCCGCCGTCGACACGGTGGTGCTGGTGCGAATGGGTTTTCTGCCCGCCCCGTGCCGGGTCATCTACGTGATCGACGAGCCCGACTTCCGGGGTTTCGCCTACGGCACGCTGGAAGGCCATCCCGAATCCGGCGAGGAACGCTTCGTCGTGCACCGGGACCCGGCCACCGACGCGGTCTTCGCCGAGGTGTCGGCGTTCTCCCGGCCCGCGAAGTGGTATAGCAAGCTCGGTGGCCCGGTGGTCTCGCTGGGCCAGCGCATCATCGCCAGGCGCTACCTGCGCGGGGTGTGA
- a CDS encoding DedA family protein, with translation MNVEALLQSIPPLAVYLVVGGVVGVESLGIPLPGEIVLVSAALMSSHHNLAVNPIGVGVAAVIGAVIGDSIGYSIGRRFGMGLFDRLGQRFPKHFGPGHVMLAERLFDRWGIRAVFFGRFIALLRIFAGPLAGALKMHYKRFLAANVSGAICWAGGTTALVYFAGMAAERWLERFSWIALVIAIVVGLIAAILLRERTSRAIAELEAEHAQKTGSTAADAA, from the coding sequence ATGAACGTCGAGGCTTTGCTGCAGTCCATCCCGCCGCTCGCGGTCTACCTCGTGGTCGGGGGTGTGGTCGGGGTGGAAAGCCTGGGTATCCCGCTTCCGGGCGAGATCGTTCTGGTCAGCGCGGCGCTGATGTCGTCCCATCACAACCTTGCCGTCAACCCGATCGGTGTGGGCGTCGCCGCCGTGATCGGGGCGGTGATCGGCGACTCGATCGGCTACTCGATCGGGCGCCGATTCGGCATGGGGCTCTTCGACAGGCTGGGCCAGCGCTTCCCGAAGCACTTCGGCCCGGGGCACGTCATGCTGGCCGAGCGGTTGTTCGATCGCTGGGGAATCCGCGCGGTGTTCTTCGGGCGCTTCATCGCCCTGCTCCGGATCTTTGCCGGGCCGCTGGCCGGCGCGCTGAAAATGCACTACAAGCGCTTTCTGGCCGCCAACGTGTCGGGCGCCATCTGCTGGGCGGGCGGCACGACCGCGCTGGTCTATTTCGCGGGAATGGCCGCCGAACGATGGCTGGAGCGGTTCTCCTGGATCGCCCTCGTCATCGCGATCGTTGTCGGCCTGATCGCCGCAATACTGCTGCGCGAACGCACATCTCGCGCGATCGCCGAACTCGAAGCCGAACACGCGCAAAAGACCGGAAGCACGGCCGCCGACGCTGCCTGA
- a CDS encoding cupin domain-containing protein has translation MESISLTSLATEKLAEARQSHSGRAAHTIHGGHDHELRQTVLALLADHDLSEHDSPGEATLQVLQGHVRLTTGGDSWDGKTGDHVAIPPQRHALHAVEDSVIMLTVLKSIPSQSH, from the coding sequence ATGGAATCAATCTCGCTGACCAGCCTGGCCACCGAAAAGCTGGCCGAAGCCCGACAGTCGCACAGCGGACGAGCCGCCCACACCATCCACGGCGGCCATGACCACGAACTCCGGCAGACCGTGCTGGCCCTGCTCGCCGACCACGACCTGTCCGAACACGACAGCCCCGGCGAGGCGACGCTGCAGGTACTGCAGGGTCACGTGCGCCTGACGACCGGCGGCGACTCCTGGGACGGTAAGACCGGCGACCATGTCGCGATTCCGCCCCAGCGCCACGCCCTGCACGCGGTGGAGGATTCGGTGATCATGCTGACCGTGCTGAAGAGCATCCCCTCGCAGTCGCACTAA
- a CDS encoding NAD(P)H-dependent flavin oxidoreductase — protein sequence MLATPWSSELGLRVPIVNAPMGGVAGGRLAAAVSAAGGLGMVGMGSVANRELLAAQLQHVNGIFGIGLVDWVMRTEAGLLDDALAARPMLLSVSFGTDWSWVDKAHAAGIRTVTQVYDALGARQAVDAGVDILVARGAEGGGHGDTKLGTLPLLDDVLDAVSVPVLAGGGIASARSLAAVLAAGASGAWVGTRLAACPEALTGDGSRQALIAARSTDTAVTRAFDVAKGLPWPARFPSRVLRNEFVARYTGKEDTLDAPACDELAAAIDADDRRIAPVDAGQGVGMIRDDASVAEVIDAMCSGAQRLLAGWGG from the coding sequence ATGCTAGCCACGCCCTGGTCATCCGAGCTCGGCCTGCGGGTGCCCATCGTCAACGCCCCGATGGGCGGCGTCGCGGGTGGCCGGCTGGCCGCCGCGGTCAGCGCCGCCGGTGGTCTGGGCATGGTCGGCATGGGCAGTGTCGCGAACCGGGAGCTGCTGGCTGCCCAGCTGCAACACGTCAACGGCATATTCGGAATCGGCCTGGTCGACTGGGTGATGCGCACCGAGGCGGGGCTGCTCGACGATGCCCTCGCCGCGCGGCCCATGCTGCTGTCGGTCAGTTTCGGTACCGACTGGTCGTGGGTCGACAAGGCGCATGCTGCCGGAATCCGCACTGTCACACAGGTTTACGACGCTCTGGGAGCGCGTCAGGCGGTCGACGCGGGCGTCGACATTCTGGTCGCGCGCGGTGCCGAGGGCGGCGGGCACGGCGACACCAAGCTCGGCACGCTGCCGCTGCTCGACGACGTGCTGGACGCGGTGTCGGTGCCGGTGCTTGCGGGCGGCGGTATCGCCTCGGCGCGCAGCCTGGCCGCGGTGCTGGCCGCCGGGGCCAGCGGCGCCTGGGTGGGCACTCGCCTGGCGGCCTGTCCGGAGGCGCTGACCGGCGATGGCAGCCGCCAGGCGCTGATCGCGGCCCGGTCGACCGACACCGCGGTCACCCGGGCCTTCGACGTCGCCAAGGGTCTGCCGTGGCCGGCGCGGTTCCCGTCGCGGGTGCTGCGCAATGAGTTCGTCGCGCGCTACACGGGCAAGGAAGACACGCTCGATGCGCCGGCCTGCGACGAGCTGGCCGCCGCGATCGATGCCGACGACCGCCGGATCGCCCCGGTCGACGCCGGTCAGGGCGTCGGCATGATCCGCGACGACGCGTCGGTGGCCGAGGTCATCGACGCGATGTGTTCGGGCGCCCAACGGCTGCTGGCCGGCTGGGGCGGGTAG
- a CDS encoding DUF1876 domain-containing protein, whose translation MTQSSDDTKKSCRIDVLIEEHEERTRAKARLSWAGRNFVGIGLARLDPADEPVARIGDELAIARAVSDLANQLLAVTSSDIQASTHEPVTGLHH comes from the coding sequence ATGACGCAAAGCAGCGACGACACCAAGAAGAGTTGCCGCATCGATGTGCTGATCGAAGAACACGAAGAGCGGACCCGGGCGAAGGCGCGATTGTCCTGGGCGGGCCGGAATTTCGTCGGGATTGGACTGGCGCGACTCGATCCCGCCGACGAGCCGGTGGCCCGGATCGGTGACGAACTCGCGATTGCGCGCGCCGTGTCCGACTTGGCGAATCAGCTGCTCGCCGTGACCTCAAGCGATATTCAAGCCAGCACCCACGAGCCGGTCACGGGCTTGCACCACTGA
- a CDS encoding SRPBCC family protein, translating to MTHLIGPITRTAALLTLLYGARRYYRNWGTTKSECRMVLPGDKLVADPAVQSTEAIDIDAPTAAVWPWLLQMGQDRAGFYGCEGAMNAIGLGYHHTDRVHSEWQRLAVGDTVRLAPEGWLGQPGGLTFSVTEIVPEKYLVLHATTSKPASDVVWSFHVQPHWEDRVRLLTRVRIALRRPGAVFAMELARPLIAFGTRSLLLGIKHRVEASSGIPHTHARY from the coding sequence ATGACGCACCTGATCGGACCGATCACCAGGACAGCGGCGCTACTTACGTTGTTGTACGGCGCCCGACGTTATTACCGCAATTGGGGCACCACCAAATCGGAATGCCGGATGGTGCTGCCCGGCGATAAATTGGTGGCCGATCCCGCCGTCCAGTCAACCGAAGCGATCGACATCGACGCCCCAACGGCAGCGGTCTGGCCATGGCTGCTGCAGATGGGCCAGGACCGCGCCGGCTTCTACGGCTGCGAGGGCGCGATGAACGCAATCGGTCTCGGTTACCACCACACCGATCGAGTGCACTCGGAATGGCAACGACTCGCGGTGGGGGATACCGTTCGCCTGGCTCCCGAAGGCTGGCTGGGCCAACCCGGCGGGTTGACGTTCAGCGTCACTGAGATCGTGCCCGAAAAGTACCTGGTGCTCCATGCCACGACATCGAAGCCGGCCTCGGATGTGGTCTGGTCGTTCCACGTTCAGCCGCACTGGGAGGACCGGGTGCGACTCCTTACCCGCGTCAGGATCGCGCTACGCCGACCGGGTGCGGTGTTCGCCATGGAGCTGGCCAGGCCCCTAATAGCCTTTGGTACGCGGAGTTTGTTGCTCGGCATCAAACACCGCGTCGAGGCGTCGTCGGGCATCCCGCACACCCACGCGCGCTACTGA
- a CDS encoding alpha/beta hydrolase family protein: MATPTGDDLPQRAASHRSAPGGALAEAIAPFVHTGQYVTRSWRDYLARASDELPIARPTLALTAQAFRDEVVLVGLKARRPVSRPDVFERITREVIDGVQFYGDKGWLEKPRRFFGGPPVLSDVEIRKVKGRRRSFQRMFFDSGYAPHPGEPGAQRWMSYTANNREYALLLRHPEPRPWLVCIHGTEMGRAALDLALFRAWKLHDELGLNVVMPVLPMHGPRSHGLPKGAVFPGEDVLDDVHATAQAVWDIRRLLSWIRLQEPESLIGLNSLSLGGYIASLVASLDKGLTCAILGVPVADLVELLGRHSGLGHDDPRRHTMELAEPIGRMVSPLSLTPLVPMRGRFIYAGIADRVVHPRTQVTRLWRHWGKPEIVWYRGGHTGFFRSQPVQRFVWEALLQSGLLDGTATQRDRPA; this comes from the coding sequence ATGGCTACGCCCACCGGCGACGACCTACCACAGCGGGCCGCTTCTCATCGAAGCGCGCCCGGTGGGGCCCTGGCGGAGGCCATCGCCCCCTTCGTGCATACCGGCCAGTACGTCACCAGGTCATGGCGCGACTACCTCGCCCGTGCATCGGACGAACTCCCGATCGCGCGGCCCACCTTGGCGCTGACGGCGCAAGCCTTTCGCGACGAGGTCGTCTTGGTGGGCCTGAAGGCGCGCCGCCCGGTCAGCCGGCCCGATGTGTTCGAGCGGATCACCCGCGAGGTGATTGACGGGGTTCAGTTCTACGGAGACAAGGGATGGCTGGAAAAGCCAAGGCGGTTCTTCGGTGGGCCACCGGTGCTTTCCGACGTCGAGATACGAAAGGTGAAAGGGCGCAGGCGCTCATTCCAGCGTATGTTCTTCGACAGTGGGTACGCACCGCACCCCGGTGAACCGGGGGCGCAACGATGGATGAGCTACACCGCGAACAATCGCGAGTACGCGCTACTGCTACGCCATCCGGAGCCACGCCCTTGGCTCGTGTGTATCCATGGAACCGAAATGGGGCGTGCTGCATTGGATCTCGCTCTCTTTCGGGCGTGGAAACTGCACGATGAACTCGGACTCAACGTTGTGATGCCGGTGCTGCCGATGCATGGGCCCCGATCACACGGTTTGCCCAAGGGGGCGGTGTTTCCGGGGGAGGATGTACTCGACGACGTGCACGCGACGGCTCAGGCGGTGTGGGATATCCGGCGGCTGTTGTCCTGGATTCGCTTGCAGGAGCCCGAATCGCTGATCGGGTTGAACAGCCTTTCGCTCGGTGGCTACATCGCGTCGCTGGTTGCCAGCCTCGACAAGGGCCTCACCTGCGCGATCCTCGGTGTGCCCGTCGCAGACCTGGTCGAATTGTTAGGGCGCCATTCGGGTCTTGGCCACGACGACCCGCGCCGGCACACGATGGAGTTGGCCGAACCCATCGGTCGTATGGTCTCGCCGTTGTCGCTGACTCCGCTGGTGCCCATGAGGGGCCGCTTCATCTACGCCGGCATCGCCGATCGCGTGGTGCATCCCCGCACGCAGGTGACCCGCCTTTGGCGGCACTGGGGTAAACCGGAGATCGTCTGGTACCGCGGTGGTCACACCGGATTCTTCCGCTCACAGCCCGTGCAGCGGTTTGTGTGGGAGGCATTGCTGCAGTCCGGTCTGCTGGACGGAACCGCGACGCAGCGCGACCGCCCTGCCTAG
- a CDS encoding SGNH/GDSL hydrolase family protein — protein MYGAMRAGYSRFVALGDSQTEGLWDGDETTGLLGFADRLAVMLDTLYPGLQYANLAVRGKKLGDVLTEQIPPALAMKPDLITICAGMNDVIQPGRQFPRALAELDYVYAALARSGATVVTTTFPNVAQFLPFGRIVSKRLTRMNNAITVASARYGFKLIDLYNAASMRDWDTWSYDRVHASPKGHILFAAAAAEALNLPDSSHDWAAAHPNPTQLSIADGAYGKLRWTQDNFFPWLWRRMRGLSAADGRFPKRPELEPVSVPHDGAPRGDIAARGGRPSGILDP, from the coding sequence GTGTACGGAGCTATGCGGGCCGGATACTCCAGGTTCGTCGCCCTCGGCGACAGCCAAACCGAAGGCCTTTGGGACGGCGACGAAACCACCGGCCTCTTAGGCTTTGCCGATCGACTCGCCGTGATGCTCGATACGCTCTACCCCGGGTTGCAATACGCCAACCTCGCGGTCCGCGGCAAGAAGCTTGGCGACGTACTCACGGAGCAAATTCCACCCGCGCTGGCGATGAAGCCGGATTTGATCACCATCTGCGCCGGGATGAACGACGTCATCCAGCCCGGGCGACAATTCCCGCGAGCGCTGGCCGAGCTCGACTACGTCTATGCGGCGCTGGCCAGATCGGGCGCGACGGTGGTAACCACGACCTTCCCGAACGTCGCTCAATTCCTGCCGTTCGGCCGCATCGTGTCCAAACGGCTGACCCGAATGAACAACGCGATCACCGTCGCCTCCGCCCGCTACGGATTCAAGCTCATCGACCTGTACAACGCGGCCTCGATGCGCGATTGGGACACCTGGAGCTACGACCGCGTGCACGCGTCCCCCAAGGGCCATATCCTGTTCGCCGCCGCAGCCGCCGAGGCCCTCAATTTGCCTGACAGCAGCCATGATTGGGCCGCAGCGCACCCCAATCCCACGCAGCTGTCCATCGCTGACGGCGCCTACGGCAAACTGCGCTGGACGCAAGACAATTTCTTCCCCTGGTTGTGGCGACGGATGCGCGGCCTGTCCGCGGCCGACGGCCGATTCCCTAAACGGCCCGAGCTGGAACCGGTCAGCGTCCCGCACGACGGCGCGCCCAGGGGCGACATTGCGGCACGGGGCGGACGTCCGTCAGGCATCCTTGATCCATGA
- a CDS encoding acyl-CoA synthetase, translating into MEFNLAQVFSAVAAANPDRDCIVFGHRRFTFSQTNERARRLARALNSWGLGVRRERHELAPHESGQSHLGLYLANGNEYLEGMLGAYQARVAPFNVNYRYVAEELVYLLGNASAEAVMYQARFAPTLALALDQARDRLPSMRLIHVDDESGNDPLPSAVRYEDLLAAHAGGVTDEPLDLALSPDDLYVLYTGGTTGMPKAVLWRQHDIYMNAMGGRPPFGGDPVTSLDDIVERSRLGGPGSMTCAPLMHGAAQWAAFINLCGGRPFVMAPTTTHFDPAEAWALASRERVMSLSFVGDAFGRPLIDALESGDYDLSGLLILVTGGAALSAPLKQRFLDLLPQLTILDAGGSSESGNQMGQVSSRQQGGSGRFAPNPGAVVVSEDMTRILSPGDDEIGWLAQQGLIPLGYLGDPEKTARTFPVIDGIRHSVPGDRARWFADGEIELLGRDSVTINSGGEKIFAEEVEAAIAEHPSVYDVVVTGRPSTRWGNEVVAIVALAGGEQASRQEMADSIIAEAARHIARYKLPKAIVFRDRLQRSPSGKADYRWAKAQAAQDV; encoded by the coding sequence GTGGAATTCAATCTCGCCCAAGTGTTCTCGGCTGTGGCTGCCGCCAATCCCGATCGCGACTGCATTGTATTTGGTCACCGACGATTCACCTTCTCGCAAACTAACGAACGTGCCCGTCGCCTGGCTCGGGCGCTGAACTCGTGGGGCCTGGGCGTGCGGCGGGAACGCCACGAGCTGGCGCCGCACGAATCCGGTCAGAGCCATCTCGGCCTGTACCTGGCCAACGGCAACGAGTACCTCGAGGGCATGCTCGGCGCCTACCAGGCGCGGGTCGCGCCGTTCAACGTCAACTATCGCTACGTCGCCGAGGAATTGGTCTATCTGCTGGGCAATGCCTCCGCGGAGGCGGTCATGTACCAGGCGCGGTTCGCCCCGACCCTGGCCTTGGCGTTGGATCAGGCGCGGGATCGGCTGCCGTCGATGCGGCTGATCCACGTCGACGACGAGTCCGGGAACGATCCGTTGCCCTCGGCGGTCCGATACGAGGACCTGCTGGCCGCCCATGCCGGTGGGGTGACCGACGAGCCGCTGGACCTGGCGTTGTCGCCCGACGACCTCTACGTCCTCTACACCGGCGGCACCACCGGGATGCCCAAGGCGGTGCTGTGGCGGCAGCACGACATCTACATGAACGCCATGGGCGGGCGACCGCCGTTCGGCGGCGACCCGGTGACCAGCCTCGACGACATCGTCGAACGCTCGCGCCTCGGCGGACCCGGGTCGATGACGTGCGCGCCACTGATGCACGGCGCGGCCCAGTGGGCGGCGTTCATCAACCTCTGTGGGGGGCGGCCATTTGTGATGGCCCCGACGACCACCCACTTCGATCCGGCCGAAGCGTGGGCGCTGGCCAGCCGGGAGCGCGTGATGTCGCTGTCCTTCGTCGGCGACGCCTTCGGGCGGCCCCTGATCGACGCGCTCGAGTCCGGGGACTACGACCTGTCCGGGTTGCTGATTCTGGTCACCGGCGGAGCGGCGCTGAGCGCTCCGCTCAAGCAGCGATTCCTCGATCTGCTGCCGCAGTTGACGATCCTGGACGCGGGAGGGTCGTCGGAGTCCGGGAACCAGATGGGGCAGGTGTCCAGCCGGCAGCAGGGTGGCAGCGGCCGGTTCGCCCCGAACCCGGGCGCGGTGGTGGTCAGCGAGGACATGACCCGGATCCTGTCGCCCGGCGACGACGAAATCGGCTGGCTGGCCCAGCAGGGCCTGATACCGCTGGGCTACCTCGGGGACCCGGAGAAGACCGCGCGGACCTTCCCGGTGATCGACGGGATCCGGCATTCGGTTCCCGGGGATCGGGCCCGCTGGTTCGCCGACGGCGAGATCGAGCTGCTGGGCCGCGATTCGGTGACGATCAACTCCGGCGGCGAGAAGATCTTCGCCGAAGAGGTCGAAGCCGCGATCGCCGAGCACCCGTCGGTGTACGACGTGGTCGTGACGGGCCGGCCCAGCACCCGGTGGGGAAACGAAGTCGTCGCGATCGTCGCGCTGGCCGGCGGTGAACAGGCCTCGCGACAAGAAATGGCCGACAGCATCATCGCCGAGGCGGCCCGCCATATCGCGCGCTACAAGCTGCCGAAGGCGATTGTCTTCCGCGACCGTCTGCAACGGTCGCCGTCCGGCAAGGCCGACTACCGGTGGGCGAAAGCTCAAGCAGCACAAGATGTCTGA